One genomic region from Candidatus Caldarchaeum subterraneum encodes:
- a CDS encoding DNA polymerase beta subunit, with product MSIIYHEVLLHEVVDKVRAFFERMPEIRFAVIFGSAVRRRLVRDIDIAVYARPELSLRKLIEVANVLEDLLGTPVDLIPIEQTSPKQRVKILTEGIRVITRDSAIPSSLLSRALSENMDVEIKLREGKN from the coding sequence TTGAGCATAATATACCATGAGGTTCTACTGCACGAAGTGGTGGATAAGGTGAGAGCTTTCTTCGAAAGGATGCCGGAGATTAGGTTTGCAGTTATATTCGGTTCCGCGGTAAGGCGGAGGTTGGTGCGGGACATTGATATAGCTGTGTATGCCCGTCCAGAACTGAGTTTGCGGAAGTTGATTGAGGTTGCAAACGTTTTGGAAGACCTGCTCGGGACACCGGTGGACCTCATACCCATAGAGCAGACATCGCCAAAGCAGCGAGTGAAGATACTTACTGAAGGTATCAGGGTTATCACTAGAGACAGCGCCATCCCATCATCGCTCCTGAGCAGAGCTCTTTCTGAGAACATGGACGTGGAAATAAAGCTTAGAGAGGGGAAGAATTAA
- a CDS encoding small subunit ribosomal protein S19: MEMVRELTYRGYTVDQLKTMSMDAVIKLLPSRARRSLYKRGLTPAQSRLLLKIRKAKKLLESGQKLEKPIKTHCRDMFILPEMVGLTIHVHNGKEFTPVEITPEMIGHRLGEYAITNKRVIHGRAGIGATRSSMYVPLK, from the coding sequence ATGGAAATGGTTAGGGAGCTGACCTACCGTGGATACACCGTCGACCAGCTGAAGACGATGAGCATGGACGCTGTAATCAAGCTTCTCCCCAGCAGAGCGAGGCGCAGCCTCTACAAACGAGGCCTAACCCCTGCGCAATCAAGGCTTCTCCTCAAAATCCGCAAAGCCAAAAAACTACTCGAATCAGGACAAAAACTCGAAAAACCCATCAAAACACACTGCCGCGACATGTTCATACTCCCCGAAATGGTCGGCCTCACCATACACGTCCACAACGGCAAAGAATTCACACCCGTCGAAATAACACCAGAAATGATAGGACACCGACTCGGCGAATACGCCATCACCAACAAAAGAGTAATCCACGGAAGAGCAGGCATAGGAGCAACACGAAGCAGCATGTATGTCCCGTTAAAGTGA
- a CDS encoding large subunit ribosomal protein L2, which yields MGRNIRAQRIGRGSPRFIASKHRRYMVGYPSQLFSGKNLITAVVSDIVHDPGRGAPVAVLRHDGAEFYVPAVEGMYVGQVIEIGEDAKPAPGNILPVGKVPEGGVVSTVERIPGDGGKLVRSSGAYALVAAQLGDRTVLKLPSKKDVEVSAKAFAVMGVVAGGGRGEKPFLKAGAKYYLMRARHRYWPKSRGVAMVPAVHPFGGGSHKRIGRPETVKRTTPPGRKVGLIAARRTGRKKKST from the coding sequence ATGGGTAGGAACATTAGAGCTCAAAGAATCGGCAGGGGCTCGCCTCGCTTCATAGCATCAAAGCATAGGCGATACATGGTGGGGTATCCGTCACAGCTCTTCAGCGGAAAAAACCTCATCACAGCTGTTGTCAGCGACATCGTCCACGACCCTGGCCGCGGAGCACCCGTGGCAGTGCTGAGACACGACGGCGCAGAGTTCTATGTTCCAGCAGTAGAAGGAATGTATGTGGGCCAAGTCATAGAGATAGGAGAAGACGCTAAACCAGCTCCAGGAAACATACTCCCCGTCGGCAAAGTACCCGAGGGAGGAGTGGTCTCAACAGTTGAACGAATACCCGGAGACGGAGGAAAGCTTGTACGATCATCTGGAGCCTACGCCTTGGTCGCAGCACAGCTGGGCGACCGCACCGTTCTCAAGCTCCCGTCAAAGAAAGATGTGGAAGTCTCTGCAAAGGCTTTCGCGGTCATGGGCGTTGTGGCGGGCGGCGGCAGAGGCGAGAAACCCTTCCTCAAAGCGGGCGCAAAATACTACCTGATGAGAGCACGACACAGATACTGGCCCAAGTCACGAGGTGTCGCGATGGTTCCCGCTGTCCACCCATTCGGAGGAGGCAGCCACAAACGCATCGGACGCCCCGAAACCGTCAAACGCACCACACCGCCAGGCAGGAAAGTCGGGCTCATCGCAGCAAGAAGAACAGGCCGCAAGAAAAAATCCACCTAA
- a CDS encoding large subunit ribosomal protein L23 — protein MNPQDVVKRIYITQDTVSLIESENKLVFIVDLKADKHTIKNAVEQLYNVKVDKVNTLITSRGEKKAFVKLKPEYKASELAVKLGIF, from the coding sequence ATGAACCCGCAGGATGTCGTGAAACGGATTTACATAACCCAGGACACGGTGTCCCTCATCGAGTCAGAGAACAAGCTGGTCTTCATCGTGGACCTTAAAGCAGACAAGCACACGATAAAAAACGCCGTTGAACAGCTCTACAACGTCAAAGTAGATAAGGTGAACACGTTGATAACAAGCCGCGGAGAGAAAAAAGCATTCGTCAAACTCAAGCCAGAGTACAAGGCCTCAGAGCTGGCGGTCAAGCTCGGAATCTTCTAG
- a CDS encoding large subunit ribosomal protein L4e, whose amino-acid sequence MNFTASLLLQRPQQLTVNVYNLEGEAAETITLPSIFSAPLREDLVSRAYIHLATHSLQPKGASKMSGHKHSIESWGPGFGIARISRIKGRGTPKYGAGGMVPSAVGGRPTHPPTPEKKIHKQINKKELRNALLAALAFTASPQHVKTRGHRITEQTLLPIIVDDGLEALSKTAEVRRVLIKLGLGDELKRCGVKKVRAGKGKMRGRRYKRRKGPLIVVAADRGVGKAASNIPGVEVVTAKDLSVLHLAPGAKPGRLTLFTKSALKALEERLK is encoded by the coding sequence ATGAATTTCACAGCTTCTCTTCTTCTTCAAAGGCCTCAGCAGTTGACGGTCAACGTCTACAACCTCGAGGGAGAAGCCGCGGAAACCATAACGCTTCCAAGCATATTCTCAGCACCTCTCCGCGAAGACCTTGTCTCACGGGCCTACATCCATCTAGCGACCCACAGCCTCCAGCCGAAAGGTGCGTCAAAAATGTCGGGACACAAGCACTCGATAGAGTCGTGGGGACCTGGTTTCGGAATTGCCCGCATCTCACGTATCAAGGGTAGAGGCACACCCAAGTATGGCGCGGGCGGCATGGTTCCATCGGCCGTGGGCGGACGACCAACACATCCGCCAACACCAGAGAAAAAGATACACAAACAAATCAACAAAAAGGAGCTGCGGAACGCTTTACTCGCAGCGCTTGCATTCACAGCATCACCTCAACACGTCAAGACAAGGGGACACAGAATAACTGAGCAAACCCTTCTTCCGATTATAGTGGACGATGGTCTCGAGGCTCTTTCAAAAACCGCTGAGGTCAGGCGAGTTCTCATCAAGCTCGGCCTCGGCGATGAGTTGAAGAGATGCGGCGTGAAAAAAGTAAGAGCAGGAAAAGGCAAAATGAGGGGTAGAAGATACAAGCGGAGGAAAGGGCCCTTGATAGTTGTCGCGGCGGACCGTGGAGTTGGAAAAGCCGCGTCAAACATACCCGGCGTCGAAGTCGTCACCGCCAAAGACCTCAGCGTCCTGCACCTAGCACCCGGAGCCAAACCCGGCAGACTCACCTTATTCACAAAGTCAGCGCTTAAAGCGCTGGAGGAGAGGCTGAAATGA
- a CDS encoding large subunit ribosomal protein L3: MGRRKYSRPRHGSLAYLPRGRAASILPRVKHWPDGEGVLGFIGYKVGMTMVHYIDNTPNSPTQGSEVAKACTVVAAPPLKVIGISLYRNVDGELVNIGKYWSKEVPEDVKRRNPTFRPMPSAEEIGQLEDDVDEVRIVVATQPRLVGAGKAPRIAEIKIGGKPAEALEKAKQLVGKDLRVTDVFKEGQFVDVIAVTKGKGFQGVVKRYGVSILQRKSRKTRRGVAAIGPWNPHYVMYTVPRSGQMGYHRRTEFNKRILRIGDDPASINPKSGWHRFGLVKSDYLVLEGSVAGTPLRPLVLRAPARPPKHMEAPEITLLEV; the protein is encoded by the coding sequence TTGGGCAGAAGGAAGTATTCGCGGCCGAGGCACGGTTCTCTGGCTTATCTTCCACGAGGTCGAGCGGCGAGTATTCTTCCCCGTGTGAAGCACTGGCCCGATGGAGAGGGTGTTCTCGGCTTCATAGGCTACAAAGTTGGCATGACCATGGTGCACTACATCGACAACACACCCAACTCACCGACGCAGGGAAGTGAGGTCGCCAAAGCATGCACGGTTGTCGCTGCTCCACCCCTGAAAGTCATAGGCATCTCCCTCTACCGCAACGTGGACGGAGAACTAGTCAACATCGGCAAATACTGGAGCAAGGAGGTGCCGGAGGATGTGAAGAGGAGAAACCCGACGTTCAGGCCCATGCCATCGGCCGAGGAAATCGGCCAGCTCGAGGATGATGTGGATGAGGTGAGGATTGTGGTGGCTACGCAGCCAAGGCTGGTGGGAGCGGGCAAGGCTCCGAGAATAGCTGAGATAAAGATAGGCGGAAAACCTGCTGAGGCTCTTGAGAAGGCGAAGCAGCTGGTTGGAAAAGACCTCCGCGTCACGGATGTCTTCAAAGAGGGCCAGTTTGTTGACGTCATAGCCGTGACCAAGGGCAAGGGCTTCCAAGGGGTTGTCAAGAGATACGGTGTATCGATTCTGCAGCGAAAATCCCGTAAAACTAGACGGGGCGTGGCCGCTATAGGGCCCTGGAACCCGCACTACGTCATGTATACTGTGCCGAGGTCGGGGCAGATGGGTTACCACCGGCGGACAGAGTTTAACAAACGCATCCTCAGGATAGGGGATGACCCTGCGTCGATTAACCCGAAGTCGGGGTGGCACAGGTTCGGGCTCGTCAAATCCGATTACCTTGTCTTAGAGGGTTCGGTTGCGGGAACTCCTCTGAGGCCGCTTGTTCTCCGCGCACCAGCCAGGCCTCCCAAGCACATGGAGGCTCCTGAAATCACGTTACTGGAGGTGTAG
- a CDS encoding DNA primase large subunit codes for MSVDDYVVKALLSGFPFLREVRDYVAQQGLRLEDFDGNNEYLEAAVRRVEEALRRWPARRPQPLETSDVEIYSHPLAMALVAMLDSSFAKRRFAAYEAERYATMLKNIREDQVKAVGYVMSEVLGMRIKEGQPPHEFWIHFVDYLKHATPLNEPRFKLVNRILDKGYVAVTRSEAITLVKNGLEKLIHQRLEKMGSLTPPPFLEKHVERLKKLLESVHQREAAPAVRLDPDKWPPCMQALRKRLLAGEPVSHFGNFAAAAFMLRIGMTVDEVVNIYSQRGDFDPRIARYQVEHIAGLKGSRTKYSVPRCATMQTHGLCIEEGRLCGGVKTPLQFYKRVRAGMRNERSGANASPGGQT; via the coding sequence TTGTCTGTTGACGACTACGTGGTGAAGGCGCTTCTCTCTGGTTTTCCGTTTCTGAGAGAGGTGAGGGATTACGTTGCTCAGCAGGGTCTTCGTCTCGAGGATTTTGACGGCAACAACGAGTATCTCGAAGCGGCTGTGAGGAGGGTAGAGGAGGCTCTACGCCGATGGCCCGCCAGACGGCCTCAACCCCTCGAGACAAGCGACGTAGAAATCTACAGCCACCCACTCGCCATGGCTCTTGTAGCTATGCTTGACAGCTCCTTCGCCAAGAGAAGGTTCGCGGCCTACGAGGCCGAGAGATACGCAACGATGCTGAAAAACATACGGGAAGACCAGGTGAAAGCGGTGGGCTACGTGATGTCCGAGGTTCTAGGCATGAGGATAAAAGAGGGCCAACCACCACATGAGTTCTGGATACATTTCGTCGACTACCTCAAGCACGCAACACCTCTCAACGAGCCGAGGTTCAAACTCGTCAACAGAATTCTCGACAAAGGCTACGTCGCCGTAACACGCAGCGAGGCAATCACCCTTGTCAAAAACGGCCTCGAGAAACTCATACACCAACGGCTTGAGAAAATGGGCAGCCTAACACCGCCACCCTTCCTCGAAAAACATGTCGAGAGGCTGAAGAAACTGCTTGAATCAGTTCACCAGAGAGAAGCAGCTCCAGCTGTTAGGCTCGACCCCGACAAATGGCCTCCATGTATGCAGGCCCTTCGGAAACGGCTTCTCGCAGGCGAGCCTGTGAGCCATTTCGGCAACTTCGCAGCCGCCGCCTTCATGCTACGCATCGGCATGACTGTCGACGAGGTCGTCAACATCTACAGCCAGCGGGGAGACTTCGACCCCAGAATAGCACGTTACCAAGTCGAGCACATCGCAGGACTCAAGGGAAGCCGTACAAAATACAGCGTCCCCCGCTGCGCAACCATGCAGACACACGGCCTCTGCATAGAGGAGGGGAGGCTCTGCGGCGGAGTTAAGACACCTCTGCAGTTTTATAAGAGGGTTAGGGCCGGTATGAGAAATGAGCGGAGCGGGGCAAACGCTTCACCAGGCGGTCAAACGTAA
- a CDS encoding conserved hypothetical protein (major facilitator superfamily MFS), producing MTIIVQTFVVHVPITISLLGGSAALAGLGSALMWGGRIVTTYQMGRLMDRVGRMPVIYSGMVVAALSAAAAAFFYQQRFMEAFLMVIVLFGVGRGMADYGRMAAGDMLPPEKRGLGTGVILTGSMVGTLAVPPIIAAVQMLSGGENIAATYLALTPFAAGGFAAAYAVKPDPLQIAKTLRQGNPSETHQQAVRKISEIINRRMVFAIVSAAVSTGVMVAYMSLGSLLLHLGHVETTVISAVVTLHVIGMYAFSIPLGKAADIVGRVPVTLVGVIVCSIGSYIMSVGKSLDIVTIGMFLVGVGWSAATVASIALISDETQPAERGKAMGLNDTATALTSLTTPILLSVIFQNYGDTALGLAGLAAATPTIILAITAKRKKV from the coding sequence TTGACGATTATTGTCCAAACGTTTGTGGTCCATGTGCCTATAACCATTTCTCTTCTAGGCGGCTCAGCCGCCTTGGCTGGGTTGGGTTCTGCCCTGATGTGGGGCGGAAGGATTGTGACAACCTATCAAATGGGTAGGCTGATGGACAGAGTGGGACGAATGCCAGTCATCTACTCGGGCATGGTTGTAGCCGCTTTGTCCGCCGCCGCGGCCGCGTTTTTCTACCAGCAACGGTTCATGGAGGCTTTTCTGATGGTAATTGTCTTGTTCGGTGTTGGACGCGGAATGGCTGACTATGGCAGGATGGCGGCGGGAGACATGCTGCCTCCGGAGAAACGCGGCCTTGGAACAGGTGTTATCTTGACGGGTAGCATGGTGGGGACTTTGGCTGTGCCGCCGATAATCGCTGCTGTGCAGATGCTCTCGGGCGGGGAAAACATCGCCGCAACCTATCTAGCGCTCACACCATTTGCCGCAGGCGGTTTTGCTGCCGCATATGCGGTGAAACCCGACCCGCTACAAATAGCCAAAACCCTCAGACAGGGTAACCCATCCGAAACACATCAACAAGCCGTCAGAAAAATTTCTGAAATAATAAACCGTAGAATGGTGTTTGCAATTGTTTCAGCTGCTGTGTCGACGGGTGTGATGGTTGCATACATGTCGCTCGGCTCCCTGCTCCTACACCTCGGACATGTTGAGACAACAGTTATCTCAGCCGTCGTAACCCTCCATGTCATAGGGATGTACGCGTTCTCGATACCGCTTGGGAAAGCGGCCGACATCGTTGGAAGAGTGCCTGTCACCCTCGTGGGAGTTATTGTCTGCTCAATAGGCTCATACATCATGTCCGTCGGCAAAAGCCTCGACATCGTCACCATCGGCATGTTTCTCGTCGGCGTGGGCTGGAGCGCGGCAACAGTCGCCTCAATAGCACTTATCTCCGACGAAACACAGCCAGCCGAGAGAGGAAAAGCCATGGGCCTCAACGACACAGCCACAGCACTAACATCACTCACCACACCAATACTCCTATCAGTAATCTTCCAAAACTATGGAGACACAGCACTAGGCCTCGCGGGACTAGCAGCAGCCACACCAACAATAATCCTCGCAATAACCGCAAAAAGAAAAAAGGTTTAA
- a CDS encoding superoxide dismutase: MTMKKYSLPPLPYAYNALEPVISAEIMTLHHTKHHQAYVNGANAALERLEKQRKGENPENIRGILRDLSFNLSGHKLHSVFWPNMAPPGKGGGTPGGAIADQINKDFGSFENFKKQFSDAAKNVEAVGWAILTYDPESETLVIYQVEKQNFMHPPDLPLLLTLDVWEHAYYLQYKNDRAAYVDKWWEVVNWDDVEKRFSKLKV; this comes from the coding sequence TTGACGATGAAAAAATATAGCTTGCCACCTCTTCCATATGCATACAACGCGCTGGAGCCCGTGATATCCGCCGAGATCATGACGCTTCACCACACCAAGCATCATCAAGCATATGTAAACGGCGCCAACGCGGCTCTCGAGAGGCTGGAGAAACAGCGGAAGGGTGAGAACCCTGAAAACATCCGCGGCATACTGCGGGACCTCAGCTTCAACCTCAGCGGACACAAGCTCCACTCAGTCTTCTGGCCAAACATGGCGCCGCCGGGAAAAGGCGGAGGAACACCGGGAGGAGCAATAGCCGACCAGATAAACAAGGACTTTGGCAGCTTCGAGAACTTCAAGAAACAATTCAGCGACGCAGCCAAAAACGTCGAAGCCGTGGGCTGGGCCATACTCACATACGACCCAGAATCCGAGACACTTGTCATCTACCAGGTGGAGAAACAGAACTTCATGCATCCACCCGACCTCCCACTCCTGCTCACCCTCGACGTATGGGAACACGCCTACTACCTACAATACAAAAACGACCGCGCCGCATACGTAGACAAGTGGTGGGAAGTCGTCAACTGGGACGACGTCGAAAAAAGATTCTCTAAACTAAAGGTCTAA
- a CDS encoding endonuclease III yields MDRDAFAQVVEVLKKRYGNEPFPVHVADACAFKVLVGAVLSHRTRDEKTDEAYHNLFTWFNDPRDIASADVRTVARLIKPVGFYRQKAKRIKQLAKIVYGKLGGRVPDNRAELLKLPGVGPKSADIVLSIAFNRPEIAVDTHVETVAKRLGIADGKAGYEEVKKALTTLSKPDDIRLINHLFVKFGREICRRPRPRCSLCPITEYCRYYREVIAPVS; encoded by the coding sequence ATGGATAGGGATGCTTTTGCTCAGGTTGTCGAGGTTTTGAAAAAGCGTTATGGAAACGAGCCGTTTCCCGTCCATGTTGCTGATGCCTGTGCTTTCAAGGTTCTTGTGGGAGCTGTTCTCTCCCATAGAACTCGTGACGAGAAAACAGATGAGGCTTACCACAACCTCTTCACATGGTTCAATGACCCGCGTGACATCGCCTCGGCCGATGTGAGAACTGTCGCCCGCCTTATCAAACCCGTCGGATTCTACAGACAGAAAGCCAAGAGAATCAAACAGCTGGCTAAGATTGTCTACGGCAAGCTGGGTGGACGTGTGCCTGACAATCGTGCGGAGTTGTTGAAGCTGCCCGGCGTGGGCCCCAAATCGGCTGACATCGTTTTATCCATAGCGTTCAACAGGCCGGAGATAGCTGTCGACACTCATGTGGAGACGGTGGCGAAACGGCTTGGCATAGCCGATGGAAAGGCGGGATATGAGGAGGTGAAGAAAGCCCTAACCACGCTAAGCAAACCCGACGACATACGTTTAATCAATCATCTATTCGTCAAATTCGGGCGCGAGATATGCCGCAGGCCAAGGCCACGGTGCAGCCTTTGCCCAATAACAGAATATTGCCGATATTATCGAGAGGTTATAGCCCCAGTTTCTTGA
- a CDS encoding peroxiredoxin Q/BCP, producing the protein MKPEAGDRAPDFELPDHQGRKTSLKQLLSNGRALVLYFYPKDDTPGCTTEACGFRDSMEKLSKHGVNVVGISVDSPESHQKFIAKYGLNFTLLSDSGGKVARLYNSYSEEKGRCIRKTFIIDRDGVIRAAFHKVVADGHAEEVLETIKKLGL; encoded by the coding sequence ATGAAGCCCGAGGCTGGTGACAGGGCCCCGGACTTCGAGCTACCCGACCACCAGGGCCGAAAAACCAGTCTAAAACAGTTGCTAAGTAACGGCAGAGCACTGGTCCTCTACTTTTATCCAAAGGACGATACACCGGGATGCACCACCGAGGCCTGCGGCTTCAGGGACTCGATGGAGAAGCTGAGTAAACACGGTGTCAACGTTGTGGGCATAAGCGTCGACAGCCCCGAGTCACATCAAAAATTCATCGCAAAATATGGTCTGAATTTCACACTTCTGTCTGACAGCGGGGGCAAGGTGGCGCGGCTATACAACAGCTACAGCGAGGAGAAAGGCCGCTGCATTAGGAAAACATTCATCATCGACAGAGACGGTGTAATCAGAGCGGCGTTTCACAAGGTTGTCGCCGACGGCCACGCAGAAGAGGTTCTCGAGACAATCAAGAAACTGGGGCTATAA
- a CDS encoding iron-sulfur cluster assembly accessory protein, producing MEVQKEAFKLTVTERAAKKIAQLIEQEGGSDKMALRIYITGGGCSGYRYGMALDENVYEDDVVVNAHGVKVVVDSFSAPFLEGSEIDYIEDVMGSGFAINNPNVVSSCGCGQSFNLK from the coding sequence ATGGAGGTTCAGAAAGAAGCTTTCAAGCTCACGGTCACAGAAAGAGCTGCGAAGAAGATTGCCCAGCTGATTGAGCAGGAGGGTGGAAGCGATAAAATGGCTCTCAGGATATACATAACCGGCGGCGGATGCTCGGGATACCGCTACGGCATGGCGCTTGACGAGAACGTTTACGAGGATGATGTCGTCGTCAACGCCCATGGTGTGAAAGTTGTTGTAGACAGCTTTAGCGCACCGTTTCTCGAGGGCTCTGAAATCGACTATATTGAGGATGTGATGGGGTCAGGGTTCGCCATCAACAACCCCAACGTAGTCTCCAGCTGCGGCTGTGGACAGAGCTTTAACCTGAAATGA
- a CDS encoding DNA-directed RNA polymerase subunit D: MKIVAEDSESITLDVTDLPHPLANALRRMIIREVPTMAVEEILVIENSSPMTNEVLAHRISLIPFITDLDNFNVAEECSCQSRLGCEKCVVRFVLRAEAADQPVTVYSRDIKPERHDTKVAPFDGNIPIVVLAPRQKIELELYVRLGRGRKHAKWQSGIATLYQENSRWLLYVESYGFLPPRRMVLEAARIVKTRIEEIGAGLKELMAREPQSAG; encoded by the coding sequence TTGAAGATTGTCGCGGAGGACTCTGAGTCCATTACGCTTGACGTAACAGACCTACCTCATCCTCTAGCGAATGCTTTGAGGAGGATGATTATCCGCGAGGTCCCCACCATGGCTGTCGAAGAGATACTGGTTATTGAGAATTCGTCCCCCATGACTAACGAGGTTCTGGCTCACCGGATATCTCTCATCCCCTTCATAACCGATTTGGATAACTTTAACGTAGCCGAGGAGTGCAGCTGCCAGAGCAGGCTTGGCTGCGAAAAATGTGTGGTCAGGTTTGTGTTGAGGGCGGAGGCCGCCGACCAGCCTGTCACGGTTTATAGCCGCGATATCAAGCCTGAGAGGCATGATACAAAGGTCGCACCCTTCGACGGAAACATCCCGATAGTCGTGCTTGCTCCTCGGCAGAAAATCGAGCTGGAGCTCTATGTCAGGCTCGGAAGAGGACGGAAACATGCGAAGTGGCAGTCGGGAATAGCCACTCTTTATCAGGAGAATTCCCGCTGGCTGCTTTACGTCGAGAGCTACGGGTTTCTGCCGCCGCGGCGGATGGTTCTCGAGGCGGCCAGAATAGTTAAAACGAGGATTGAAGAAATCGGCGCAGGTCTAAAGGAGTTGATGGCCCGTGAACCGCAGAGTGCAGGCTGA
- a CDS encoding large subunit ribosomal protein L18e has product MQAEITIRKLGGKTRFAKRLLKELRRSRRSTREVNISRLQRNTMDNEVVFVPGKVLGQGSLTKKLTVGAFSFSQSAIQKIQKAGGRALLLEEFLREFGKGSGVRIIG; this is encoded by the coding sequence GTGCAGGCTGAGATAACAATCAGGAAACTGGGCGGCAAAACCCGGTTCGCCAAACGGTTGCTGAAGGAGCTGAGACGGAGCAGAAGGTCTACCAGAGAGGTTAACATCAGCCGTCTCCAGCGGAACACCATGGACAACGAGGTCGTGTTTGTGCCGGGCAAGGTTCTAGGACAAGGTTCGCTGACCAAGAAACTGACTGTCGGAGCCTTCAGCTTCTCACAATCAGCCATCCAGAAAATACAGAAAGCCGGTGGAAGGGCCCTTTTGCTGGAAGAGTTTTTGAGGGAGTTTGGGAAAGGTTCGGGGGTTAGGATAATTGGCTGA
- a CDS encoding large subunit ribosomal protein L13 encodes MVDAEGYRLGRLASYVAKLLLKGHRVTIINAEKTVITGNKPAILEHYLMLRNRKQFSSHKKITVWYPTKPDAILRLAITRMLPRKKPRGREAAKRLVVLKGPANVEGEKIEFEDAKLTKLYNRSAKIIRYITLEELSKMLRGGRE; translated from the coding sequence GTGGTGGATGCGGAGGGCTATCGGCTGGGCAGACTCGCCTCCTACGTAGCCAAGCTTCTGCTAAAAGGCCACCGTGTCACAATCATCAACGCAGAGAAAACAGTAATAACCGGAAACAAGCCAGCAATCCTCGAACACTACCTCATGCTGAGAAACAGGAAACAGTTCTCATCACACAAGAAGATAACAGTCTGGTATCCCACAAAGCCTGACGCGATTCTCCGGCTGGCTATTACGAGGATGTTGCCGCGGAAGAAGCCGCGTGGACGTGAGGCGGCGAAGAGGTTGGTTGTGTTGAAGGGCCCAGCCAACGTTGAGGGTGAGAAGATAGAGTTCGAGGACGCGAAGCTCACCAAGCTATACAACCGCTCCGCGAAAATAATCAGATACATCACGCTTGAGGAGCTGTCTAAGATGCTTAGAGGTGGTAGAGAATGA
- a CDS encoding small subunit ribosomal protein S9: MRKAEQIFVGKRKTSVAKVFLRPGKGNIFVNKTPLELFNEFFRSKVLTPLLLLPEFWKKHDFHVTVKGGGVMSSAEAIAIAVSKAAAAESEEYKQRLESYDRSLLVDDPRRAEPKKPNRRGARRKPQKSYR, translated from the coding sequence ATGAGGAAAGCAGAGCAGATTTTTGTGGGTAAACGGAAAACATCCGTGGCAAAGGTTTTCCTCCGTCCCGGGAAAGGCAACATTTTCGTCAACAAGACGCCTCTCGAGCTCTTCAACGAGTTTTTCCGAAGCAAGGTCCTGACACCCTTGCTGCTTTTACCCGAGTTCTGGAAGAAACATGATTTCCACGTAACCGTGAAAGGCGGAGGCGTCATGTCCTCGGCCGAGGCCATAGCTATAGCGGTGTCGAAAGCCGCTGCGGCGGAGTCAGAGGAGTACAAGCAGAGGCTTGAAAGCTATGACCGAAGCTTGCTGGTCGATGACCCAAGGAGAGCGGAGCCCAAGAAGCCCAACAGGAGAGGGGCCAGACGGAAACCACAGAAAAGCTATAGGTGA
- a CDS encoding DNA-directed RNA polymerase subunit N — MMFPIRCFSCGRVIAHKWDEYQRRVSEGQHPRDVLDSLGFKRYCCRRMFISAVNVMDELIEFHQKYSEATSA; from the coding sequence TTGATGTTTCCAATCAGGTGTTTCAGCTGCGGCCGCGTTATAGCACACAAATGGGATGAGTATCAGAGAAGGGTGTCGGAGGGCCAGCATCCCCGAGATGTTCTCGATAGTCTCGGCTTCAAAAGATACTGCTGCAGAAGAATGTTTATCTCCGCTGTCAACGTAATGGATGAACTCATAGAGTTTCATCAAAAATACTCTGAGGCCACTAGTGCATAG